From the uncultured Methanomethylovorans sp. genome, the window AAGATCTTGAGTGAGAGCGTTTAAAGTATTTCCCTCAATATTTTTTAGTGATGCTTTTCTGGATACTGATTTTGTATTACTGATGAGCTGGTTTCAGTTTCTACAGAGCCCTTTTTACCATCAAATTTGAAAAGGGTACAGTACTTATCGTTCTGGCTTTTTCAGATATTATTTCCTATTTGGCTCTTGAGTAATCTGAGCCACGCAATGCTTAGAATTCCCACAACAAATACGATCAACAAATCATCACCATGCAGCAGTGAGAAACGGAACTGACTTCTTAAAGCCGGCACATATATAACCAGAAGAAGCCCTGAAAGCGCTCCTGCGAGCACATATCTCAATGCTTTGTTTTCCGATTTTAGGGTTTTGATTATGCTCTGTGACCAAGAAAGATTTGCTACGATTAAAGTAAGATTGGAAATTACCAGCGTAGCAAATGTAAGTGTACGCGCATCTACTTCACTTTTGCCCATATATAACGCATACAGGAAAACAGCAATTACTCCTGCAAGCATGCTTATTCCCTGTATCAAACTAAGGGCCAGATTTTTTCTTCCGAACATTCTTTCCTGCAAGTTTCGAGGTGGTCTGTTCATTATGTTTTTCTCTTCAGGTTCAGCCTCAAAGACTGTTGAACAGGCAGGATCAATTATCAATTCCAGAAATGCTATGTGTGCAGGCAAAAGAACCAGAGGTAAGTTAAATAATATAGGGAACAGGGCTAGTCCTGCAATAGGCATATGGACTGAAAATATGTAACCTATTGCTTTCTTGAGGTTATCGAAAATCCGCCTTCCAAGCCTGACGGCTGCAACTATTGACAAGAAATCATCATTTAGAAGAACAATCGATGCAGATTCACGAGCTACATCCGTGCCCCTTTCTCCCATTGCAATTCCAATGTGAGCTGATTTTAAGGCAGGCGCATCGTTAACCCCATCTCCTGTCATCGCAACAACTTCCCCGTTTAATTTCAAAGCGTTTACAATTGCCAGTTTTTGTTCAGGCACAACCCTAGCGAAAATATTTGTCTTTTTGATTTTCTCTGCAAGCTCGTGCTCACTCATTTTGGAAAGCTCTGTACCAGTAATGTATTTCTCTGGATCTTTTAAGCCGATCTGTCTTGCGATATGCTGGGCTGTACCGGGATAGTCTCCCGTAATCATAATGACTCTTATTCCGGCTGTATAGCATTCCTTTACTGATTGGGCAACCGATGGCCGGACAGGGTCGACAAAACCAAGCAATCCTATAAATTCATATTCGAAATCGTGCTGTTTTTCAGGTAAAGAGTCATCCTGAAAACTGGCTTTAGCTACACCAAGAAGCCTCAACCCTTTGTCTGCCATATTCTGGACTTGGGATAACAACTTCTCTTTTTCGGCTTCATTGAGATGACATAAATCGAAAATAGCTTCAGGTGCGCCTTTTGTAGCGACAACGTTTTTCCGATAATCATTGGATTCCCACACGTTTGAGAGTGCAAGTAAGTTTTTAGAAAGGGGATACTCCCGGATAAGTTTCCATTCACGATGTATATTCTCATGATCTGGAAGGAATTTCTCAGTTATCTTCTTAATCTCTTTCTCAAGTGGGTCAAAGGGATCCTGCAAACTTGCCAGATAGCCAAATTCAAGCAGCTCATGGAACTTCTCAGGCAGGCCCTCATTTTTATCGATCTCACAAGATTCATTTCCTGAATATATGGAGCTTAAGATCATTTTGTTCTGTGTAAGAGTCCCAGTTTTATCCACGCACAGAACGGTTGAAGAGCCAAGAGTCTCAATAGCTGGCATACGCCGTACCAGAACATTCCTCTTGGACAGGCGCCAGGCACCCATACTCAGGAATACCAGCAAAACTACTGAGAATTCTTCGGGGAGAAGTGCCATGCTCAAACTCAGGCCTGCCAGCAAGCCGTGTAGCCAATCTCCTCTGGTTAAGCCATAGACCACTACTATAAAGATGCAGAGTATTCCTCCAAAAATAGCAAAATTCTTTATAATCAAGGCAGTTTCTTTCTTAAGCAGAGAATCTTCTTCGGCAATCGTCCCCAGAGCTTTTCCGATTTTGCCCATTTCAGTATTTATTCCTGTTCCACTTACCTGAGCTATTCCTTGACCTTGAATTACCAGTGTCCCGGAATACACAAATGGAGTGTCATCTCCTCCGGGCTGCAAAGGCAGCATAGACTGGCTTAAGCTGCTAGATTCTGATTTTCTTACTGCAAGGGATTCGCCTGTGAGCAGAGATTCGTCTACCAGAAGATTCGTACAGGAAAGGACAAACCCATCTGTTGGGATACGGTCTCCCTCTCTTAAAATCAGAATATCGCCTTTAACGACTTCCCGCCCTGGAATTCTCTTCTGTTCCCCGTCTCTTATCACAAGAGCCCTTGGGCTTGAGAGATCTCTCAAAGCATCTAATGCTCTTTCAGTCTTTCTCTCCTGGTTAAACGTTATACCCATGACTACAAAAACGAACAATAGCAGTATCAGAGCATCTTTTACTTCCCCCAGGAACAGATAAATCAGACCTGCGCCTAAAAGA encodes:
- a CDS encoding cation-translocating P-type ATPase, with product METTFDPENITGLSEVEATGILQKEGYNELPSQKKQSLFSILLNVLKEPMLLLLLGAGLIYLFLGEVKDALILLLFVFVVMGITFNQERKTERALDALRDLSSPRALVIRDGEQKRIPGREVVKGDILILREGDRIPTDGFVLSCTNLLVDESLLTGESLAVRKSESSSLSQSMLPLQPGGDDTPFVYSGTLVIQGQGIAQVSGTGINTEMGKIGKALGTIAEEDSLLKKETALIIKNFAIFGGILCIFIVVVYGLTRGDWLHGLLAGLSLSMALLPEEFSVVLLVFLSMGAWRLSKRNVLVRRMPAIETLGSSTVLCVDKTGTLTQNKMILSSIYSGNESCEIDKNEGLPEKFHELLEFGYLASLQDPFDPLEKEIKKITEKFLPDHENIHREWKLIREYPLSKNLLALSNVWESNDYRKNVVATKGAPEAIFDLCHLNEAEKEKLLSQVQNMADKGLRLLGVAKASFQDDSLPEKQHDFEYEFIGLLGFVDPVRPSVAQSVKECYTAGIRVIMITGDYPGTAQHIARQIGLKDPEKYITGTELSKMSEHELAEKIKKTNIFARVVPEQKLAIVNALKLNGEVVAMTGDGVNDAPALKSAHIGIAMGERGTDVARESASIVLLNDDFLSIVAAVRLGRRIFDNLKKAIGYIFSVHMPIAGLALFPILFNLPLVLLPAHIAFLELIIDPACSTVFEAEPEEKNIMNRPPRNLQERMFGRKNLALSLIQGISMLAGVIAVFLYALYMGKSEVDARTLTFATLVISNLTLIVANLSWSQSIIKTLKSENKALRYVLAGALSGLLLVIYVPALRSQFRFSLLHGDDLLIVFVVGILSIAWLRLLKSQIGNNI